The following proteins are encoded in a genomic region of Musa acuminata AAA Group cultivar baxijiao chromosome BXJ2-11, Cavendish_Baxijiao_AAA, whole genome shotgun sequence:
- the LOC135627321 gene encoding F-box protein SNE-like, giving the protein MDASSVYEQQQQQQQEGRVEEVFAVINDNGDLLAEVLGRLDGRSLAAAGCVCRVWAAVSRRESVWEAVCGRHVEGGAAAGAGARPVVAALGGYRRLYRLCLGPAADRLGAAARLSLSLSLSLFSIDCYERRLGRERGHPRPASLLFLDHNNPVDVS; this is encoded by the coding sequence ATGGACGCAAGTTCAGTAtacgagcagcagcagcagcagcagcaggaaggAAGGGTGGAGGAGGTGTTTGCGGTGATCAATGACAACGGGGACCTGTTGGCGGAGGTGCTGGGGAGGCTGGACGGCCGGTCGCTGGCGGCGGCGGGTTGCGTGTGCAGGGTGTGGGCGGCCGTGAGCAGGCGGGAGAGCGTGTGGGAGGCGGTGTGCGGGCGGCACGTGGAGGGCGGGGCGGCGGCGGGGGCAGGGGCGCGACCCGTTGTGGCAGCCCTCGGCGGGTACCGCCGCCTCTACCGGCTCTGCCTCGGCCCCGCTGCCGACCGGCTCGGCGCCGCCGCccgcctctccctctccctctccctctccctcttctccaTCGACTGCTACGAGCGGCGCCTCGGCCGGGAGCGCGGCCACCCCAGGCCGGCCTCGCTGCTCTTCCTCGACCACAACAATCCCGTGGACGTGTCGTGA